One stretch of Flavobacterium sp. 9 DNA includes these proteins:
- a CDS encoding glycosyltransferase family 2 protein, with amino-acid sequence MITIVYPFKNRELQRIKRSLDSLVNQSNKDFDVVFVDYGSDFEIAASVKELLKQYEFVNYIYSFHNNQPWSRAKAINIGLKFVKTEYVFIADIDIIFNKRFVDVLFELKNKKDNVYFQVGYLDKHESIEIKEFDNYAIASKSIPEGQGLSLFKLDSLLMVGGFDEFFHFWGAEDEDVHLRLQEAGFSSRFYDIEILLLHQWHKTFETFDNNKLSSEPRLSNVFNLNKQKLRFNQNNHIEKPNNENWGKLIAEKEFQLLNSNKESVVLLNKKHVVENFLDIVLPKTNSKIINIIFQEDPYQLTLRYKIKKLLRIKTQEYYSLKQINDMLLKVLVIYYQDYLYNYQISSDLKSIQLKISK; translated from the coding sequence ATGATAACTATAGTATATCCTTTTAAAAACAGAGAATTACAAAGAATCAAAAGATCTTTAGATTCTTTGGTTAATCAATCGAATAAGGATTTTGATGTGGTTTTTGTTGATTATGGGTCTGATTTTGAAATAGCAGCTTCGGTTAAAGAATTGTTGAAGCAATATGAATTTGTAAATTATATTTATTCTTTTCATAATAATCAACCTTGGTCTCGTGCTAAAGCGATTAATATCGGATTAAAATTTGTAAAAACAGAATATGTTTTTATTGCAGATATAGATATTATTTTTAATAAAAGATTCGTAGATGTTCTCTTTGAATTGAAAAATAAAAAAGATAATGTTTATTTCCAGGTTGGTTATTTAGATAAACATGAAAGTATTGAGATTAAAGAATTTGATAATTATGCTATCGCATCTAAAAGTATACCGGAAGGGCAAGGCTTATCATTATTCAAATTAGATTCATTATTGATGGTTGGAGGATTTGATGAGTTTTTTCATTTTTGGGGAGCAGAGGATGAAGATGTGCATTTAAGACTTCAAGAAGCTGGTTTTTCTTCAAGGTTTTATGATATTGAAATTTTACTCTTACACCAATGGCATAAAACTTTTGAGACTTTTGATAATAATAAATTATCAAGTGAACCTAGATTGTCAAATGTGTTTAATCTTAACAAACAAAAACTAAGGTTTAATCAAAATAATCACATCGAAAAACCTAACAATGAAAATTGGGGAAAATTAATTGCTGAAAAAGAGTTTCAGCTTTTAAATTCAAATAAGGAATCGGTTGTTTTATTGAATAAAAAACATGTGGTTGAAAATTTCCTGGATATTGTTTTGCCAAAAACTAATTCCAAAATTATTAATATTATTTTTCAGGAAGATCCTTATCAATTGACGTTGAGATACAAAATAAAGAAACTTCTTCGTATTAAAACTCAGGAATATTATTCCTTAAAACAAATTAATGATATGCTTTTAAAAGTTTTGGTAATTTATTATCAGGATTATTTATATAACTACCAGATTAGTTCTGATTTGAAAAGTATTCAATTAAAAATTAGTAAATAA